The DNA window TCGCCGTCGAGGTCGGCGTCGAAGTTCTCAGCGATGACGTCGTAGTCGTACTTCACTTCGAGGATACCCGCGACGCCTTCGTGCTCGGGACAGGTGTAGATCACCTGCTCGGGGTCGTACTCGGCACCACAGATGGTACACTCCAGGGTCGTGACGTGGTCCATGACCATAGTCTCAGTTACAACCGATCGTGTTTAAAACCAGTCGCACCCCGGCAGTGTCCCCGAGGTCGCCGTCGTGAACCGCTTCGGTCGGTGGGGACACAGAACGTCGGATCGCCACTCCGAGTCGCTTGCCGCCGTCAACCGTGTCGGCGACGAGTCGCCCACTTCACTCCCGCTGCGTCGGGAGCAGTTCCCCGTATAGGTCCCGGTCAGCCATCTTCTCGAACGCCTCCGCGTACTCCTCGAGCGGGTACATCGCCTGAACGATCGGCTCGACTCTCCCGTCCCAGACGTACTGCATGATCTCTTCGATGTCCCGCTGGCTGTTCTGCGTACTACCGATAACTTCGAGTTGCCGGACGAACACGTGCCGAATCTCCGTATCCGGGTTCGGTCCGGCCGTCGCCCCTGAGATGATGATTCGGCCGCCGTTCCGGAGCGATCGCATCCTATTCATCGACGACTCGGCGACTCTCTTCCACGAGGCAGATGTTGAAATCGAACGTCCGCGCTCATTCCGCAACGGGAATCTCCTCGAACTCGAGTCAGAGCTCATGGAGCGGTTCTTTGACACCGTCGGGACACCGGAACCGACAGGGAGTCTCCATCCTGGCAACGAGCCGTCGAACTGTTGGAGACCGTCGGGATCCCCGACCCCGACGAACGGGCCACCGAGTATCCACACCAGCTCAGCGGAGGCCAGCGCCAACGGGTAATGATCGCCCAGGCGCTGGCTGGCGATCCGTCGCTCATCATCGCGGACGAGCCGACGACGGCGCTCGACGTCACGGTCGAGGCCGGTATCCTCGACGAACTGCGGAGCCTCTGTGACGACCTCGGCGTCGCAATCCTGCTCATCACGCACGACCTCGGCGTCGTCTCCGAGACCTGCGACCGTGTAACCGTGATGTACTCGGGATCGGTTATGGAACGCGGGCCGACGGACCGGATCTTCGAAGCTGCCACGCACCCGTACACGAAGGCACTCCTCCGGAGCATCCCCGAATACGCACAGCCCGGATCGGAACTGGAGACCGTTCCGGGATCGGCACCCGATCCGCGGAACCGCCCCGAGGGGTGCCCCTTCCGTGACAGGTGTCCGGAGGCGTTCGATGCATGCACCGATCCACTCCCAGAGTACACGGTAGACGAAACTCACACGACGTACTGCCACGCGTACGCGCCCGACGACGACCAGCCCTCGGCGACGGACGGTTCGACTCCCGGACTGGGGGTGTCCGAATGACGGACGTTCGGCCGACGGTGAACGGCCACCACGAACGGACGGACTCCGACGACGACCGGCCGAGCGAACTGCTGAAGACGGTCGACGTGAAGAAACACTTCCCGGTCGAAGACGGGTTGTTCGGCCGACTCTTCGGCGACCAGCAGTACGCGAAGGCCGTCGACGGGGTCGACCTGACCGTCCACAAGGGAGAGACCGTCGGTATCGTCGGTGAGTCCGGCTGTGGGAAGAGTACGCTCGGCCGCACGCTGACGCGGCTCTACGAGCCCACCGACGGGAGTATCCTGTTCGACTACACCAACATCGAGACGTACTCCGGTCGACGATTGAAACCGATCCGTCGGCGGATGCAGTACGTCTTTCAGGACCCACTCTCGGCGCTCAACCCGCGCAAGACGGTCGGCGAGAGCGTCGCCAAGCCGCTCGCGGTGCACGACATCGCCACCGGCGAAGAGAAGTGGGAGCGCGTCGCCGACCTGTTCGAGGAAGTCGGTCTGATGGAGTCGCATCTGGACGCGTATCCACACGAACTGTCCGGCGGGCAGCGTCAACGCGTCGGCCTCTGTCGGGCACTCGTGACGGAACCGGACCTCATCGTCTTCGACGAACCCGTCTCGGCACTCGACGTGACGCTGCAAGCGCAGATACTCAACCTGATCAACCGGTTACAGACGCGGTACGATCTCTCCTACGTCTTCATCTCGCACGACCTCAACGTCGTGCGACACGTCTGTGACCGGATCGCGGTCATGTACGCCGGCGAGATCGTCGAACGGGGACGGACCGAAGACATCTTCGAGAACCCGAAGCACCCGTACACGAGGGTCCTCTTGCGGGCGATCCCCAGTGTCGATGAAGGCGAACACCGCGGCCGCGAGTCACTCGAAGGCTCCCCACCGAGCGTCACGGATCCACCGAGCGGCTGTCGCTTCCACCCTCGGTGTCCGGAGTTCATAAACGGCCAGTGCGTCTCACAGCAACCGTTCCTCCAGTCGGTCGATGGCGACGACGGTCACGAGACTGCCTGCCACTGGGCGGAGCGCACCACCGCCGAGCGGGAGACGCACACGACACCACGCCCGTCGGAACGGCGTGTCATCGAACGGGAAGCAGACCCCGGTTGACGACGTAGTCGCCCGACGCCGGTGTTCGAAGGCGAATCGACGACCGGATCCGCCGGATCCGCCTGGACCCGAAGACCCGCCCGACGACCGTGCAACCCGGTTCGTCGACCGTATCAACTGACGACCGACGACGACCCGTCGAACCGGGGACTTTCGCGGTTCGATGTACACCCGACCATCCCAATGAAACACGTTAGCAAAACCGAAGCAGAGCACGCACACCTCACGATCAGTCCCGATCGTCCGCCGATCGAAACGGTCGAGCCGGGAGAGACGTTCGCGGTCGAGACGTACGACTACGTCGGGGACGTTCTCGACGAGGAGACCCCGATGGAAGCGGTCTGGGGCACTGACGAACTGGCCGACAACATCAACCCGGTCACCGGTCCGATCGAGGTAGAAGATGCTTCACCGGGCGACACGTTGGCGATCGAGATCGTCGACATCGAACTGCCGGACCGGGGAGTGATCAACGTCTTCCCGGGGTTCGGTGGCCTCGAAGGTGCGGTGTTCAACCTCTCCGAGCCCAGCGACCCCCACACGACCTTCTGTGACATCGACGACGGAACCGTAACGTATCCGCTCGAGGACGGCACGGAGATCGAGTTCCCCACCCATCCGCAGGTCGGAACGATCGGCACCGCCGAGAAACACGAATCGATCTATTCGGTGAAACCACACGCTCACGGGGGGAACATGGACTGCAAGGACGTCACAGTCGGGAACACGCTCTACCTCCCCGTCGACGTCGACGGTGGCTACCTGTACCTCGGCGACTGCCACGCGGCGCAAGGCGATGGAGAGATCTGTGGCATCAGTGTGGAGGTCCCGGCTGTCGTCACGCTCCGCGTGGAGGTGATCGAGGACTACGAGATCTCGTGGCCGCGCATCGAGTCGGAAGACGAGCTCATGACCGTCGCTGCGGCCCGACCCGCCGAGGACGCGGCGAAACTCGCGTACAAGGAGCTCATCGGCTGGCTGGTCACGGAGTACGACTTCACCGAGACAGACGCGTATCAACTGTGCAGTGCCGTCGGTCGTGCACGGCTCGCCCAACTGGTCAATCCTCAGTACACCGTCGCCGCGAAGTTCCCGAAAGAACTGCTCTAGCGCCTCGACTTCGAATCGTCGAACGGCGCCAGCCTCTCTCGACAAAAAGCACGGCCGAACGACGTCATCGAAGGACTCCGAGGAAGCACCCCGTACGACGAGTATGGGCGAGCTACACCCGTACTCTTCGATCGAACTGCCGAGCTGACGGTTCAGTCGGTCGATTTCGCCACCGAACTCTCACTCGGTGACGGTGAGAACGCTGCACTCGCCCCGACAACCAAGAGCGGCCGCCTCAGCGGATACACCGAGTGGATCGCGTCGGTGTTCGCGGCGCGAAACCGGACACCCGAGTCCAAGACTCACAGGACTGTCCAGTTTCACTCTGCTTATCTATCGATCTTGAATACAAAACAACGTTCCGAAAGGTTGGTGGCAAATGCGGCCGAACAGAGATTCGCGGCCGGGGACGGAACGCTGATATACAGCACGACAGCGGCCCCGACTCGAAACAGATCTCGATCAACGAGATCGTAATTCGTGCCAGTTGAAAATCACTATGTCCGCCCACGACAATCGACCTGTGACGAATCGATTGCCTCGTTCTCTGCCGTTTCAGGCACATTGGCGCACTTCACGCTGTTGTCTCTTCGCGGGACTCACGAGAAACAGCAGCTGCCGGACGTCACGTTTCTCGTCGTTGCTGCTCACCATCTCGGGAGCGAACTCGACGGACTCGGCTTCCGATTTCGTGTGTGCCGCCATAGATATCGGACTCGAACCGAACCTATATTTTAGTAGGTAAAAAACCGAACGTATTTGTTTACAGATACGTTCTCGAACGCACGATCGCTGACTGCGGTGCCGTGGTGGTTGAACCTCTTCGCCGTCTGGTAGAACCGGTGCCGAATCGATACGACCGGGGATATCGCCCGCGACTCCACCACCAGACCGATGGTGGACCGGATGACAAAAGCCGAACGCTCGTTGGTCACGAACAGTCCGTGAGTCGGCTCTGCGACCCCGAACCCATCGTCGACTCGGCGTCGCAGCCTCCACGTCGCAGCCGACTGTCGGTCCGGTCGACGAGGTCGATCAGCCCATCCCGGCCAGCGGGCCGAAGTCGTCGACCGGCAGCACGGAGTAGTCGACGGTGAGGGTGTCCTTGGTGGCTCGCACTTTCCCAACGAAGGTCGAGATCTCCTCGAGCGAGCCCTCGAGGACGAACAGTTCCATACAGTGGTGCCCCCCGACGTGGCTGTGGAAGTTCGAGGCGACGATGTCCTCGTGTTCGTGGCGGAGATGCATCATCCGCTCTTCGACGCTCGTCGTCTCGTAGTCGAACACGACG is part of the Salinigranum marinum genome and encodes:
- a CDS encoding oligopeptide/dipeptide ABC transporter ATP-binding protein: MTDVRPTVNGHHERTDSDDDRPSELLKTVDVKKHFPVEDGLFGRLFGDQQYAKAVDGVDLTVHKGETVGIVGESGCGKSTLGRTLTRLYEPTDGSILFDYTNIETYSGRRLKPIRRRMQYVFQDPLSALNPRKTVGESVAKPLAVHDIATGEEKWERVADLFEEVGLMESHLDAYPHELSGGQRQRVGLCRALVTEPDLIVFDEPVSALDVTLQAQILNLINRLQTRYDLSYVFISHDLNVVRHVCDRIAVMYAGEIVERGRTEDIFENPKHPYTRVLLRAIPSVDEGEHRGRESLEGSPPSVTDPPSGCRFHPRCPEFINGQCVSQQPFLQSVDGDDGHETACHWAERTTAERETHTTPRPSERRVIEREADPG
- a CDS encoding zinc-binding dehydrogenase — encoded protein: MNRMRSLRNGGRIIISGATAGPNPDTEIRHVFVRQLEVIGSTQNSQRDIEEIMQYVWDGRVEPIVQAMYPLEEYAEAFEKMADRDLYGELLPTQRE
- the nikR gene encoding nickel-responsive transcriptional regulator NikR yields the protein MTVVSVSLPEELLDRIDQFADDHGYTGRSEVMREASRNLLGEFEDKKLEGRDLMGVVTVVFDYETTSVEERMMHLRHEHEDIVASNFHSHVGGHHCMELFVLEGSLEEISTFVGKVRATKDTLTVDYSVLPVDDFGPLAGMG
- a CDS encoding oligopeptide/dipeptide ABC transporter ATP-binding protein, with translation MADEPTTALDVTVEAGILDELRSLCDDLGVAILLITHDLGVVSETCDRVTVMYSGSVMERGPTDRIFEAATHPYTKALLRSIPEYAQPGSELETVPGSAPDPRNRPEGCPFRDRCPEAFDACTDPLPEYTVDETHTTYCHAYAPDDDQPSATDGSTPGLGVSE
- a CDS encoding acetamidase/formamidase family protein, which translates into the protein MKHVSKTEAEHAHLTISPDRPPIETVEPGETFAVETYDYVGDVLDEETPMEAVWGTDELADNINPVTGPIEVEDASPGDTLAIEIVDIELPDRGVINVFPGFGGLEGAVFNLSEPSDPHTTFCDIDDGTVTYPLEDGTEIEFPTHPQVGTIGTAEKHESIYSVKPHAHGGNMDCKDVTVGNTLYLPVDVDGGYLYLGDCHAAQGDGEICGISVEVPAVVTLRVEVIEDYEISWPRIESEDELMTVAAARPAEDAAKLAYKELIGWLVTEYDFTETDAYQLCSAVGRARLAQLVNPQYTVAAKFPKELL